Genomic window ([Empedobacter] haloabium):
ACGCCAAAAGCGTCCTCGAGCGGAATATGCCAGTCCAGAGTGTCGACCATCCCGCGCCATCCCTGACCGAGCAGGCGCGGCAGCTGCCCCTGCTGCACGCGCTCGCCGACGCGCTGGACCTGCGCGAACTGCACCAGCTGCGCCGCTGGGCCCAGGGGCCGTTGCAGGCGGTACTGCCGCACGCGGTGCTGGCCTGCATCCGCCTGGGCTCGGACGGTGAGCCGCTGCGCATCGAGTGCCTGCATGACGGCGCGGCCATGCCCGCATTGACCGACGCGTTATGCGATCCCGCGCGCGGCCTGGCGATGGACGCGCAGCGCCTGTGGCGCCGCCAGGATGACGCGCCACTGCTGCTGCACCATGGCAGCGTCGACCATCACTACGAGGCGGCCCAGCTGCTGCGCCGGCTGGCCGCGCTGGGCCTGCACGACGCGCTGGCGCACGGCACGCCGACGCTGCCGGGCGGCAGCACCTTCTTCCTGCTGTGCGGCCTGCCGCGCCCACCCGAGGCGAGGGAAGCCGGCGACCTGCGCGTGCTGCTGCCGGCGCTGCACCTGGCCCTGCAGCGCATTTGCGTGTCCGGTGCCCAGCGCGCGCCGGTGACGCGGGCCTTGTCGCCGCGCGAGGCCGAGGTGCTGCACTGGCTGCGCGCAGGCAAGAGCAACGACGAGATCGGCCAGATCCTCGGCATCAGCGGCCTGACGGTCAAGAACCACCTGCAGCGGCTGTACAAGCTGCTGGGCGTCAGCAACCGGGCCCATGCCGTGGCGCGCAGCGACGCGCTGGCCCTGTCGGCTACCGCCATTCAATCTATTTCCAAATCTGGACGTAACTAATGGTTGCAAAAGCATCAGCAACCAAGGGTTTAGCAATTGCTCAACCGTTACCAGGCATGTCAATGGAAAACTCGACAGTGGTCCCTCTTGCAACGCTGTCATTTAAAAATTGTCTAAACCTTAAATGACGTGGTAGCCTTCGGTGTTCTCTCACCCGTTAGTGGGGCGTTGAAACACCATGCGCATGACAGATGTGCCGGCCGTTGCAGACGGCGGCAGGTCGCGGCCACAAGCCGAAGGCGCTGGGTTGCAAGGCTCCCCGGTAGTCGTGACTCGGAGGTTTGTTCGGATGCAAGCAGCAAAGGTTTATCGTAAGCAGTCCCGCGCCGCGCGCGGTTTTACGCTGCTGGAATTACTGGTCGTGATCGTCATCATCGGTTTGCTGGCGGCTTACGTCGGTCCGAAATATTTCTCGCAGCTGGGCAAGTCGGAAGTGACGGTCGCGAAGGCGCAGATCGAGGCGTTCGAAAAATCGCTCGACACCTACCGCCTGGACGTGGGCCGCTATCCGACCACGGAGGAAGGCATGGCTGCGCTGATGACGGCGCCGCCGACCGCGGGCGCCAAGTGGAACGGCCCGTACCTGAAGAAGGGCGTGCCGGCCGATCCATGGGGCCGCCCGTACCAGTACAAATCGCCCGGCAGCAAGGGCGACTACGAAATCACGTCGCTCGGCAAGGACGGCCAGCCCGGCGGTACCGGCGACAACGCCGACATCACCTCGCAGTAAGCCCCGCCTGCCGCTGCCGCCGATTCACGAAACGCTCATCCCATGCAGTTCGACGTACGTACCCTGTCGCCCGACATGGCGATCGGCCACATGGTGGTCGATGGCCGTGACGAAGCCGATGCCCGCCGGCAGGTGGAAGCGCGTGGCCTGTTCGTCAGCAGCATCCGCCCCGTGCGCGGCGCGTTCAAACCGGGCAAGGGCAAGGCGCTCTCGCTGGTGCTGTTCAGCCAGGAACTGCTGGCGCTGCTGAACGCGGGCCTGGGCGTCGTCGAGGCGCTGGAGGCCCTGCTGGAAAAAGAGGCGACCCCGGCCACGCGCGGCGTGCTCGAGCGCCTGCTGGCCGGCCTGCGCGAGGGCCAGCGCTTCTCCACCGTGCTGGCCGAGCAGCCGCAGCTGTTCCCGCCGCTGTACGTCGGCATCGTCAAGGCGGCCGAAGGCACCAGCGACCTGCCGCGCGCGCTGGCGCGCTACATCGACTACCAGCAGCGCATCGATACCGTGCGCGCCAAGATCGTCAGTGCCGCCATCTATCCCTGCATCCTGCTGCTGGTGGGCGGCGGCGTGTCGATGTTCCTGATCGGCTATGTGGTGCCCCGTTTTGCCGAGGTGTACCAGGGCGCCGGGCGCAACCTGCCGTGGATGTCGCAGGTGATGCTGTCCTGGGGCCAGTTCGCCGGCAACCACACGGGCGCCCTGCTGGGCGGCCTGGCGCTGGTGCTGGGCGGGATCGCCTACACGGTGCGGCGCCTGATGGCCAACGGCGGCTTCGTGCGCCTGCTGGGCCGGCTGCCCGCGGTGGGCGAGCGCGTGCGCATCTATGAGTTGTCGCGCCTGTACCTAACCCTGGGCATGCTGACCGAGGGCGGCATCACCATCGTGCAGGCGATCGAGACCGTGCAGGGCATGGTGTCGGCCAACGTCAAGAGCGGCCTGCAACTGGCGCGCCAGGCGGTGGAGGCGGGCCTGCCGCTGTCGACCGCGTTCGAGGCCAACGCCTTGACGACGCCGATCTCGCTGCGCATGCTGCGGGTGGGCGAGCGCACCGGCGACATGGGCCCGATGCTGACCCAGTCGGCCGCCTTCTACGACGGCGAGATCAGCCGTTGGATCGACCGTTTTACGCGCACCTTCGAGCCGCTGCTGATGGCCGGCATCGGCCTGATCGTGGGTGCCATCGTGGTATTGCTGTATATGCCTATTTTTGACCTGGCTGGAGAAATGTCGTGAACGATCCGGTCATCCACCCCGTCCCGGCCGCCGACCTTGCATTGGACCATGCATTGTTGGCGCGGGCCCGGGTCCAGCAGGCGCACTCGAAGCGCACGCTGGTGGAAGAACTCGAAAGCCTGACGGGCATGGAGCCGCGCCTCGTCGTGCGCGCGCTGGCCCAGCCGTTCGGCCTGGCCGTGCTGGAAACGGTGGAGATGCTGGCCTACACGCCCGCGTTCGAGCTGCTGCCGCTGGGCCAGGCGATGGCGAAGAAATGCGTGCTGCTGCGCGGCCATGACGGCGTGGTCGTCGGCGTCATCTCCGACCCGTTCGACCTGGACCTGCAGACGTGGCTGGGCACCCAGGCGCGCGCCAGCGCCCACGCGCCGCTGCAGATGCGCCTGGCGCTGCAGGCCGACATCGCCGCCTACCTGTCCAAGCAGGAGGAATCGGCGCGCGCGACCGACTCGCTGCTGCCCGGCGGCGACAACTCCCGCCGCGACGGCAAGACGGCCGCCGTGCTGTCGTTCGCCTCGGTGTCGGAGGCCGCCAGCCCGGCCGTCCGGCTGGTCAACTCCACCCTGTACGACGCCTTGAAGGCGGGCGCCTCGGACATCCACCTGGAAAGCACGGCGGGTGGCCTGGCGGTCAAGTACCGTGTCGACGGGGTGCTCGATCACGCCACGGCGGTGAACGGCATCGAGGTCGCCGAGCAGATCATCTCGCGCCTGAAGGTGCTGGCCGAGCTGGACATCGCCGAGCGGCGCGTGCCGCAGGACGGCAGCTTCCGTGTCGAATCGGGCGGCCGCGAGATCGACCTGCGGGTGTCGATCATGCCGTCGATCCACGGCGAGGACGCCGTCATCCGTATCCTGGACAAGCGCGCGATGATCGAGTCCTACGGCTCGCTGTCGCTGGAAGCGCTGGGCTTCGACGCGCCGTCGCTGGCCTCGCTGCGCACGCTGGCGCAGGAAGCCTACGGCATGCTGCTGGTGACGGGACCGACGGGCTCCGGCAAGACCACCACCCTGTACGCGGCGCTGACGGAAATCCACAACGGCCGCGAGAAGATCATCACCATCGAGGACCCGGTCGAGTACCAGCTGCCGGGCATCCTGCAGATCCCGGTCAACGAGAAGAAGGGGCTGACCTTCGCCAAGGGCCTGCGCTCGATCCTGCGCCATGACCCGGACAAGATCATGGTGGGCGAGATCCGCGACCGCGAGACGGCGGAAATCGCCGTGCAGTCCGCGCTGACGGGCCACCTGGTGCTGACCACGGTGCACGCCAACAACGTATTCGACGTGTTCGGCCGTTTCACCCACATGGGCATCGACCCGTACGCATTCGTGTCGGCCCTGAACGGCATCTGGGCCCAGCGCCTGGTGCGCATCAACTGCCCGCACTGCGCGGCCGAGTACACGCCGAGCGACGAGGAACTGGCCAGCGTGGGCCTGGCGCGCGCCGATGTATTCGACTACCAGTTCAAGGAAGGCAAGGGCTGCGGCGACTGCCGCGGCACCGGCTACAAGGGGCGCCGCTCGATCGCGGAGATCCTGACCCTGAACGACGAGATCCGCGAGCTGATCGTGGAAAAGCGGCCGATCCGCCAGATCAAGCAGGCCGCGTACGAAAACGGTACGCGCAGCCTGCGCCAGGCGGCATTGGAACTGGTCAAGCGGGGCGGCACCACGCTGACCGAAATCAAGCGGGTGACCTTGCATGCGTAGATTCCCGGGACAAGCCCTGCGGCTCGGCATTGCCGCCACCGCCGTCAGCCTGCTGCGCACCAGCCGCTGGCACGGCGACAAGGTCGCCGTGCTGGCCGAATACACGCTGCCGGAAGGCGAGCCGGACATCGCCTCCGCCGCCGGCGCCACGATTCTCGCGCAGGCATTGCGCACCTTGCTGGAGGGGCAGGACGTGGCCGGCTGGCCCGTCGCCGTCGTGCTGTCCGACGAGCTGTGCCGCCTGTGGCAGGTCAATCCGCCGCCGGGCGCCGCGCGCCTGGCCGATATCGAGGCCGCCGCCGCGCTGCGCTTCCACGCCCTGTACGGCGAGGCGCCGGCCGCGTGGGCGCTGTCGGCCGACTGGGATGCCAAGCAGCCGTTTCACGCCGCCGCGCTGCCGCGCGCGCTGCTGGCCGTGCTGCAGGCGCTGGCCGACGACAAGGGTTTCCACCTGGTCGAGATCGTGCCGCACTTCGTCACGGGTTGGAACCGCTGGCAGCGCGCGCTGCGCGCCGGCGCCTGGTTCGGCCAGTGGCACGACCGCCTGCTGACCCTGGCCGCCATCGATGAGCAGGGCTTGCGCGCGATCCGCGCCGTGCCGGTGCCGGCGGGTGCCGATCACTATTGGCTGACGCAGATCGTCAACCGCGAGGCATTGCTGCTGGGCCTGCAGCCACCCGCGCTGGTGCAGCTGGCCGGCGCGTTGCCGCCGGCGCTGGCGCGGCCGGCGCAGCAGGGGCAGGTCGCCTGCAGCCAGCTGGGCGCGGGGCAGGGCACTGGCCTGTCGCCGGCCAGCCAGCTGGCTTGCGCGGGGAGTGCCGCATGAACCGCCTGCGCCCCATCCGTATCGATTTCGCCCCGGGCGGCTGGCGCCGCACGCTGTACCGCCTGCACCCGGCGATGGCCGTGGCGGGTATCGCCGGCCTGCTGTTGTGCCTGGGCGGCGCGTGGAGCGCCATGGACCTGGCCGACCAGCGCGCCGCCCGCGCCGCCCAGCTCGAGCGCTTGCAGGAACGGGCCCGGGTACTGTCGAAGGCGCCCAAGGCCGTGCCGGAAACGGCGATCCCGGAAGCCCAGGCGACCGCCGTCAATGGCGCCATTCTCCAGCTGAACGTGCCGTGGCGCGAGCTGGAGGATGCGCTGGCGGCCGCCACGCCGGCCAATATCGCGCTGCTGGCCTTCGAGCCGGACGCGCGCAAGCACACATTGAAGATCACGGCGGAAGCGCGCAACAGCGACGACATGGTCGGTTACGTGCAGGTGCTGAAGCAGCAGGAGTTCTTCAGCGGCGCCGCGCTGGTGCGCCATGAAATCGAGGAACAGAATCCGGCCAAGCCGCTGCGGTTCCAGGTCGAAGTGCAGTGGAGGGGACGATGAAGGCGATGCCGTCGTATAACGTGGCCGCGGTGCTGCTGGCCATGCGCCTGCGCGTGCTGCGCGCGGGCCCGGCCGCCTGCCTGTGCGCCGCGCTGCTGCTGGCGGGCGCCGCCCTGTGGGCGTGGCTGCTGCCGCAGCAGGCCGCGCTGCGCGAGGAGCTGGCGCGGCCGCTGCCGGCGCCGTCCGCCCTGGTGCAGGCGCCGCCGCCGCCCAGCGCCAACGAGAACCTGGCCGCGTTCTACGCCACGCTGGGCGAAAAACGCCACGCCGAACAGCAGGTCAAGGTGCTGTTCGACCTGGCGGCGAAATCGCAGCTGGTGCTCGACCACGGTGAATACAAGTTCGGCTACGACAAGGCGGCGCGGGTGGCGACCTACCAGGTCATCCTGCCCGTGAAGGGACCCTACCGCAATATCTGGCGCTTCGCGATGCGCGCGCTGGTCGCGCTGCCGTTCGCCGCGCTGGACGAAGTAAGCTTCCGGCGCGACACGATCGCCGATCCGACGGTGGACGCGCGGTTGCGCTTTACCGTGTACCTGAAGGAGGCGCCATGAAGCCGCGCCACCTGCTGATGGGGGCCGCGCTGGTGGCCGCCGCCGGCCTGGTGCTGTTGGGCGATACGACCAGCCCGGAAACGGAAGTGGCCGAACCGGTCGAGCGCGCCGAGCGTCCCGCGCCGCAGCCGGCCGCGCCGGTGCCGGCCGCCGTGCGCGCCGCGCAGGCGGCGGACGCGGGCACGATCCTGCGGCTGGTACCTCGTTCCCAGCTGATCGGCGAGGCCGGCGAGGCGGCGTTCGAGGGCAGCGACCTGTTCGCGGGACAGAACCTGAACCCGCCGCCGGCGCCGTCCAGCGAGCCATCCGGACCGCCACCGCCGCCGCCGGCGCCGACGGCGCCGCCGCTGCCGTTCACGGTGCTCGGCAAGGCACTGGCGGACGGTGCCTACGAAGTCTACCTGGCCCAGGGCGAGCGGACCTACGTGGTGCGCACGAACATGGTCATCGACGGCATGTACCGCGTCGACGCAATCGCGCCGCCGACGCTGACGCTTACCTACCTGCCCCTGAAACAGGTGCAGCAGCTTAATATTGGAGTCATGGATTGATGTCTCGCCAAAAGCCCACCGCAACGGCCCGCCTGCGCCGCACGCTTGCATTGTCCACGATGGTGCTGGCGCTGTCCGGCTGCGCCGCCCAGATGGCGTACCGCGACGCCCGCACCCTGATCGAGAAGGACCAGGTCGAGGCGGGCCTCTTGAAGCTGCAGGAAGCGATCGCGGCCGACCCCGGCAACGCCCAGTATCGCGCCACCTACCTGCAGGCGCGCGACCGCGCGATCATGCGCTACCTGGACCAGGCCGAGCGCCAGACGATCGAGGGCCAGCGCGAGCTGGCGCTGCAGAACATCCAGCGCGTGCTGGCCCTGAATCCGCAGAACGAGCGGGCCCGCAACGCCCTGCGCGCGCTCGACATGGCCGAGCGCCACGAGCGCCTGCTGGCCGACGCCAGGGACCTCGTGGCGAAGGGCGAATTCGACCAGGCCCGCGCCAAGGTGGAGGTGGTGCTGACGGAGAAGCCGGACCAGCCGCGCGCCCGTGCGCTGCAGCGCGAGATCAGCGAGAAGAATCCGCCCGGCGGCGCCGAGAACCAGCTGGCCAAGACGTTCAAGCAGCCGATCACGATCGAGTTCCGCGACGCGCCGCTGAAGCAGGTGTTCGACGTCATCTCGCGCCGTTCCGGCCTGAACTTCGTGTTCGACAAGGACGTCAAGGCCGACGCCCGCACCACCATCGCACTCAGGAACAGCACGGTGGAATCGGCCGTCTACTACCTGTTGATGACGAACCAGCTGGAACAGCAGGTGATGGACGCGAACACGATCCTGATCTACCCGAACATCGCCGCCAAGCTGAAGGAGTACCAGGAAACCGTCATCAAGACCTTCTACCTGGCCAACGCGGAAGCGAAGCTGGTGGCCAACACCCTGAAGACGATCCTGAAGTCGCGCGACGTGGTGGCGGACGAGAAGCTGAACCTCGTCATCATGCGCGACAACGCCGACGCCATCAAGCTGGCCGAGAAGATCGTCGCGCTGCAGGACATGGCGGAACCGGAAGTGATGCTGGAGGTCGAGATCCTCGAGGTCAAGCGCTCGCGCCTGCTGGAGCTGGGCGTGTCGTGGCCGACCAGCGCCACCTTCTCGCCGCTGATCTCCAGCGGCGGCTCGACGCTGACGATCAACGACCTCGACACGCTCAATTCGCGCAGCATTGGCGTCTCGTCGCTGAGCGCGAAGATCACCGCCAACAAGACCGACGGCGACTCGAACCTGCTGGCCAATCCACGCATCCGCGTGCGCAACAAGCAGAAGGCCAAGATCCTGATCGGCGACAAGGTGCCGGTGATCACGACCACGGTCTCGCCCGGCACCGCCGGCTTCGCGCAGGAGAGCGTCAGCTACGTCGACGTCGGCCTGACCTTGAACGCCGAGCCGACCATCTTCCTGAACAACGAGATCGCCATCAACGTCTCGCTGGAGGTGTCGAACATCGTCAACCGCATCGAGACCAAGACCGGCACCACGGCCTACCAGATCGGCACGCGCCAGGCCACCACCGTGCTGCAGCTGAAGGACGGCGAGAACCAGGTGCTGGCGGGCCTGATCAACAGCGAGGACCGCAAGACGGGCACCAAGGTGCCCGGCTTCGGCGACGTGCCGATCCTGGGCCGCCTGTTCGGAACCCAGAGCGACGACAACCAGAAGACCGAGATCGTGCTGTCGATCACGCCGCGCCTGGTGCGCAACCTGCAGCGGCCGCAGGCCGATGCCTCCGAGTTCTCGGCCGGCACGGAAGCGAACTTCCGCCGCAAGCCGGACATCACGGTGCGCGCGCCGGTGCTGATGCCGGGCCGAAACGGCGGCACGCCGGCACTGGAGCAGCCGCAGGCGCCGCAGCCGCCCACGCCGCAGGAGACCGGAACGCCGACCGGCGTGCCGCTGTCGACGTCGCAGCCGGGGCCGGCGAGCAGCGTCACGCAGCCGCCCGCGCAGCCGCAACCGCAACCCCAGTCGCAGCCGCAGTCGCTGATCCAGCAACAGCAGCAACAGCAGCAGCCATCGGCGACGACGCCGACGCCGCCCGCGCAGAACCAGTGATGAACACGGCAGTCCATGCGCGCCGGCGCGGCTTCACGCTGATCGAGCTGCTCGTCACGCTCGCGATCATGGGCCTCCTGGGCGCGCTCGTGATCCCGACGGCGCAGGTGACGATCCAGCGCCGCAACGAGCAGGAACTGCGCGCCTCGCTGCACCTGATCCGCAAGGCGCTGGACGAATACAAGCAGGCCTACGACGACGGCCGCATCGCCAAGACGATCGGCAGCAACGGCTACCCGCGCACCCTGGAGACGCTGGTGGAAGGCGTGCCGGACCTGCGCAACCCGAAGCGCACCAAGGTGTACTTCCTGCGCCGCCTGCCGCGCGATCCGTTCAACAGCGACAGCGAGCTGACGGCGGCGCAGACCTGGGGCAAGCGCAGCTACGCCAGCGAGGCGGAAGACCCGCGCGAGGGCGAGGATGTGTACGACGTCTATTCGACGTCCGACAAGGTGGGCCTGAACGGCATACCGTACCGCAAATGGTGAATGTGGACATGAGCAAGCATAGGGCCAAGGGCTTCACGCTGATCGAACTGCTGGTCGTGCTGGGCATTATCGCGCTGCTGCTGACGCTCGCGGTGCCGCGTTATTTCCCCAGCGTCGACAAGACCAAGGAAACCATCCTGGGCGACAACCTGCGCAACACGCGCGCGGTGATCGACCAGTTCTATGGCGACACCGGCCGTTATCCCGATTCGCTGGAGCAGCTGGTGGAAAAGCGCTACCTGCGCGCGCTGCCCGTGGACCCGATCACGGAGCGCACCGACAGCTGGCAACTGGTGCCGCCGGAAGACCCGAGCAAGGGCGGCGTCGCCGATGTGAAGAGTGGAGCGCCCGGCAATGACCGCAGCGGCAGGCCGTATTCGGACTGGTAGCGGCGTGCGCGGGCCGCTGCGGCCGGCGCGCGGGTTCACCTACGTCAGCGTGATCATCCTGGTGGCGATCATCGGCCTGGTCGCGGCCACCACCATCCGCATCGGCGCGACCATGCAGCGCGCCCAGGCCGAACGCGAGCTGCTGTACATCGGCGAGCAGTTCAGCGATGCCTTGAAAAGCTATGCCGGCGCCACCCCTCAGGGCCAGCCGCAGCAGCCGCCCACGCTGAAGGAGCTGCTGCGCGATCCGCGCTTCCCCGGCACCCGCCGCCACCTGCGCAAGATCTTCATCGACCCGATGACGGGCAAGGCCGAGTGGGGCGTCATCTACATGGGTGACAAGGTCGGGGTGCTGGGCATCTACAGCCTGTCCACGGCCACGCCGATCAAGGTGGGCAATTTCCCGATGCGCTTCCAGGCTTTCGAAGGCAAGCAGAAGATTTCCGACTGGGTGTTTACGTTCAACGGGCAGGAACCGCCGCCGCCGGGCCAGCTGCCGGCCAAGCCGGGCGCCGGCAACCCCATGACGGGCAATCCGATGACGGGCAATCCGATGACGGGCAAGCCCGGCGGCACCGTGGTCGGCACGCCTGCCGGCACGCCGCCGGAGACACCGGTGGCTTCGCCGCTGACGGGCAAGCCGGTCGACCGGCCCGGCACGCCCGCGCCGCCGGTGCAGGAGCCGCCCGCCGAGCCGGAGGCGCCACCCGATCCGGAACCCGATCCGCCGGCCGACCCGACGCCGCAGGAGCCGCCGGAGCCGCCGCCGGCGCCGGCCGAGCCGGCGGAGCCTCCCAACAGCCAGTAGGACAAGCTCCGGGGCAGATGTAGGAATCGCACAACGGTAGTGTTGCGAAAATATCAGCAACGATAAGATTTTTATAACGTGCGTAGGGTTGCTGGAATTTTAATTGTGTTAGGATTCTATCTAGCAGTTGATCACCGACACAGCGACTACCTACTCTCACAAGGATAACTACTCATGAAACTGAAATTCGCCGTAGCAGGCCTGCTGGCCGCAGCATCCTTCTCCGCCCTGGCATCGGACCAGGCCATTGATCTGACCGTCGGTGGCGACAATTTCTTCAACTCCGCCGTTCCTGGCGGTGACGGCGTGCTGTCCGGCGGCGTGGACGTGATCACGTTCGGCGGCCTGGACGCTGGCGTGTACAACCTGGTCGTG
Coding sequences:
- a CDS encoding type II secretion system F family protein produces the protein MQFDVRTLSPDMAIGHMVVDGRDEADARRQVEARGLFVSSIRPVRGAFKPGKGKALSLVLFSQELLALLNAGLGVVEALEALLEKEATPATRGVLERLLAGLREGQRFSTVLAEQPQLFPPLYVGIVKAAEGTSDLPRALARYIDYQQRIDTVRAKIVSAAIYPCILLLVGGGVSMFLIGYVVPRFAEVYQGAGRNLPWMSQVMLSWGQFAGNHTGALLGGLALVLGGIAYTVRRLMANGGFVRLLGRLPAVGERVRIYELSRLYLTLGMLTEGGITIVQAIETVQGMVSANVKSGLQLARQAVEAGLPLSTAFEANALTTPISLRMLRVGERTGDMGPMLTQSAAFYDGEISRWIDRFTRTFEPLLMAGIGLIVGAIVVLLYMPIFDLAGEMS
- a CDS encoding type II secretion system protein, with product MSKHRAKGFTLIELLVVLGIIALLLTLAVPRYFPSVDKTKETILGDNLRNTRAVIDQFYGDTGRYPDSLEQLVEKRYLRALPVDPITERTDSWQLVPPEDPSKGGVADVKSGAPGNDRSGRPYSDW
- a CDS encoding GspE/PulE family protein encodes the protein MNDPVIHPVPAADLALDHALLARARVQQAHSKRTLVEELESLTGMEPRLVVRALAQPFGLAVLETVEMLAYTPAFELLPLGQAMAKKCVLLRGHDGVVVGVISDPFDLDLQTWLGTQARASAHAPLQMRLALQADIAAYLSKQEESARATDSLLPGGDNSRRDGKTAAVLSFASVSEAASPAVRLVNSTLYDALKAGASDIHLESTAGGLAVKYRVDGVLDHATAVNGIEVAEQIISRLKVLAELDIAERRVPQDGSFRVESGGREIDLRVSIMPSIHGEDAVIRILDKRAMIESYGSLSLEALGFDAPSLASLRTLAQEAYGMLLVTGPTGSGKTTTLYAALTEIHNGREKIITIEDPVEYQLPGILQIPVNEKKGLTFAKGLRSILRHDPDKIMVGEIRDRETAEIAVQSALTGHLVLTTVHANNVFDVFGRFTHMGIDPYAFVSALNGIWAQRLVRINCPHCAAEYTPSDEELASVGLARADVFDYQFKEGKGCGDCRGTGYKGRRSIAEILTLNDEIRELIVEKRPIRQIKQAAYENGTRSLRQAALELVKRGGTTLTEIKRVTLHA
- a CDS encoding type II secretion system protein, with the protein product MNTAVHARRRGFTLIELLVTLAIMGLLGALVIPTAQVTIQRRNEQELRASLHLIRKALDEYKQAYDDGRIAKTIGSNGYPRTLETLVEGVPDLRNPKRTKVYFLRRLPRDPFNSDSELTAAQTWGKRSYASEAEDPREGEDVYDVYSTSDKVGLNGIPYRKW
- a CDS encoding LuxR C-terminal-related transcriptional regulator, yielding MPVQSVDHPAPSLTEQARQLPLLHALADALDLRELHQLRRWAQGPLQAVLPHAVLACIRLGSDGEPLRIECLHDGAAMPALTDALCDPARGLAMDAQRLWRRQDDAPLLLHHGSVDHHYEAAQLLRRLAALGLHDALAHGTPTLPGGSTFFLLCGLPRPPEAREAGDLRVLLPALHLALQRICVSGAQRAPVTRALSPREAEVLHWLRAGKSNDEIGQILGISGLTVKNHLQRLYKLLGVSNRAHAVARSDALALSATAIQSISKSGRN
- the gspG gene encoding type II secretion system major pseudopilin GspG — protein: MQAAKVYRKQSRAARGFTLLELLVVIVIIGLLAAYVGPKYFSQLGKSEVTVAKAQIEAFEKSLDTYRLDVGRYPTTEEGMAALMTAPPTAGAKWNGPYLKKGVPADPWGRPYQYKSPGSKGDYEITSLGKDGQPGGTGDNADITSQ
- a CDS encoding type II secretion system protein; the encoded protein is MTAAAGRIRTGSGVRGPLRPARGFTYVSVIILVAIIGLVAATTIRIGATMQRAQAERELLYIGEQFSDALKSYAGATPQGQPQQPPTLKELLRDPRFPGTRRHLRKIFIDPMTGKAEWGVIYMGDKVGVLGIYSLSTATPIKVGNFPMRFQAFEGKQKISDWVFTFNGQEPPPPGQLPAKPGAGNPMTGNPMTGNPMTGKPGGTVVGTPAGTPPETPVASPLTGKPVDRPGTPAPPVQEPPAEPEAPPDPEPDPPADPTPQEPPEPPPAPAEPAEPPNSQ
- a CDS encoding PilN domain-containing protein, whose translation is MNRLRPIRIDFAPGGWRRTLYRLHPAMAVAGIAGLLLCLGGAWSAMDLADQRAARAAQLERLQERARVLSKAPKAVPETAIPEAQATAVNGAILQLNVPWRELEDALAAATPANIALLAFEPDARKHTLKITAEARNSDDMVGYVQVLKQQEFFSGAALVRHEIEEQNPAKPLRFQVEVQWRGR